Within the Eucalyptus grandis isolate ANBG69807.140 chromosome 1, ASM1654582v1, whole genome shotgun sequence genome, the region CAGTATGTGGAGGTATAGTTGCATCTGGTTCAACCAATATGTTCCCATGCACTGTTTATTGCATGGTTGGTCGTTCTTAAAAGGCTGGCTACTCGAGAGAGGCAAGACATCTATGGCTTGCCCTTTACGTTGGTTGGAGGATGAGAGCAGGAACCACTTAATTCTTTGCCTGCGGTTTTTCTGATCCGGTTTGGAGAAAAGTTCTGGAGTTGCATGGCTGCAATAGATCACCTGGTGCTCGGAAGCTTTCTTGGTGTGCTTCTACTGATCATCTTTGGTTGGAAAGGCATAGAAGACTTCataatgatgattttgttttggATGTTGTACTGTGTTCGGCTGTATCTTTAGGGATGCAGGATTCAGGCGAAGTCAGATGTAAAGCAAAGCGAAGGTCCAAATATGTCAGAAGCAACTTCCTGAGAATTGGGTTCTATAGCTTGGTAGTTTTCAATTGTTGGGCTGCTATATTGGGGCCAATAGCAGAAGCCTCATGTTTATTGTAAATTTGTAATCCTTTTCCGAGTAGTAATGGCATGCGAAAGATCTAACTTGATTTTATTGTGGACCAAATTGCACGGATTGAAACGATCTGAAACCAATACCAACCAGCTCGGTGATCGAGCCAAAGACCAACTCGTTTGTCATCTCCAATCCCATGCGTACACACtccgagaaaaaaagaaaaagaagaagcactAACTGCTTAGGCCTCTGAACTTTATAAGTAGCTCCGATCGACTAACTTGCAGCGTGCATGCAATCGGTGAATATCCATAGGAAATTTTAATTCCTGAATTAGAAATCCCATGACTTCTAACAAATTGCAGCAaccgttcctttttttttctttcacatatttgatatattttcatACCATGTGTAATTACTAAAATGTGAGACCATGTCCACAcacatatttaggattaaagtTTGCATTATTAACTTTGCAACAAAGAACTTTCCATGAGTGGTTGATTTGGAGTTTTAGCTATCCACTCTCTCACTAACCATCTAATTAAGGGTCGATCAGATCacttatgaattttttttttatactgaCTACTATTGGAATTCTTTTTTACGTGGACGGTATGTGGTATGATCACCACGACACTATACATAGTgtcatttagaaaaagaaaatgacaattatTGTAAGATGGTCGCTGGTTGAAGTTTCTGGTGTCTAAAAGAAAAGACTATTATATTAAGAGGGCGGCTGGTTGGACTCATTATTCTTGGGTCACAATTCGCTTTTCCCGCTAACTTTCCAATGCCGTAGTCAAGCTAAACTAGTGCCCATCCAGAGAAATCTAAAAACTGCTCTCGTAGTCGAACATAGTATTCGCGATTAGGTGAGAAAATTTGATGTCCGAACCATTCACAATCGGGACCACTTAATTGGACTTTGTAACATCTTTTTGCTCAACACAATTATTACCTCACATGTtaccaaaaatttctttgaaaatctagttgttttttaaaacaaaaggcgGGCCATCGGTGATCATCGAAATTTGACTGCACAAAATCATTAGAGTTAGCATTTGTAATTctatttaatcataaaatcacATCAATTCCGATATTCTAATCTAAATTTTGCAACCATGCAAGTGACCATAGTCAAGTTTATGATTATTATCGgaattaaagattttttttgcaTAGTAATGTATACACCCTATGTGTATAGAAGTTAAATTCTGATTATATTCTATTAATGGGAGTATGTTGGTGAGAGCATGACCAGTAGTTCGGTTTTTTACCTTCCTCTGTATATGAGAGACTCGTTGGTTTCGGTGCATGATGAAGCACAATAATTTAGATTGATCTAGTATTAAATTTTGAAGTACAAAACTTTAGTCCTAGGACGTCTAGGACATAATTTAGACACATCCTTCACAACAACCATATAATTCAAGAGCTTAGAAGACAATTCACAATCACGACTCTTTAAATTTGTTCGAATAGATGAACATTTGAACTCATTCTATTGGATCAAGTCATTCATATattgagaatataaaatgaatttatatttaaGAGCTTAGAAGACTCTTCGAATAGACACGTCCTTCACAACAACTGTATAATTCAAGAGCTTAGAAGACAAATTGCAATCATGGCTAAAACTATTCAAATAGATATGAATAGATGGATATTTGAATTCGTTCTATTAGATCAAGTCAATCATATATTgagaacataaaataaatttacatttaaGAGCTTATAAGACTCTCCGAATAGAAACGTCCTTCACAACAACCGTATAATTCAAGAGCTTAGAAGACACATAGCAATCATGGCTCTTTAAAACTCTTCGAATAAATATGGATAGATGGATATTTGAACTCATTCTATTAAATCAAGCTAATCATATATTGAGAATGTAAGATGACTTTATACCAAATCTTACTAAAAACAGAAACTCTTATATAATATTTGTTTTGCGATTGATTTTTGTTCATCAAATCAATCGTACAATAACTTTATATAAAATGTTATCTTTCTTTCCTCCACTAACTATGATTTATCATGGAtgcggggaaaaaaaaagagcaaggaCAATGGAGAAAATCTATCTAGCGATGTGAGCAATGAAAGAGTCCAGCTCGGCCCGAGAAACTCCGCCCTCATCCATCGACCCCCGGACGGCCGCCCCTAACTTGGCTGCCCTCTTCCTCGCCTCCTCCCCTTCCTCCGTCGCCATGAGCGCCTTCACGGCGCCTTCGATGATGGAGGACTTCACGACATCGTCTTGGCTCATCCAATCCTTGACGATGAGTCCAATCTTGAGGACTCGTGTGATCAAGACTGCATTCCGGGGCTGATCCGAATGCATCGGCCACGCGAGGATCGGCACTCCCATGCTGATGCTCTCCATGCAagagttccacccgcagtggCTCAAGAACCCGCCGGTTGCTGGGTGCCCCAAGATCTCGAGCTGCGGTGCCCAGTCCCTCACCACCACCCCTAAATCTCGAGCCGCTGCCGTCTCTTCGAACCCTTGGGGCAGTTCGATTTTCCTcgcctctcctcctccgccgaaAATGTCCGTCTTATCAGCTTCCCTCAATACCCAGATGAACTTCTGTCCACTACGTTCTAAGCCCATGGCGATCTCACGGATCTGCTCGTCGCTTAGCGCCGTCGTGGTGCCGAATGACACGTATATCACTGAGCTCGGTGTTTGCTTGTCAAGCCACTCCATGCACCAGTGAGCCGATCTTCTCGACCTCTTTTCGGGTACTTTAATCGGGTTGAACGGCCCGAGTGCCCAGTGCTTGGTTGCGGTGCCGTTCGCCATTGCGCTGGCATATAAATCTACGAAACGGCCTTCGACGACCCTGCATGTGTTGTGGATAAACCCCGAGTTGGACTTCTTGCACTCTTTCTGCGATGCCCTGAACTTCGAGAACTCGTCGGTGAAGGAGTCCTGGATGGACGGGAAGCCCTTGGAGGAGATGAGTTCCGCGATGTCAACCTCCACCTCCGGCGGGGGCGCCATCCCTATCCTCTCCCACGCGAACCCACAGAGCGTGAACGCGGAAATAGCTTTGAATTCGTAAATCTCGGCGTTGGGGACCGAGGCAGCGTCCTGGACCACAGACGCCATCAGCGAGTCGTAGACCACTACGACCCGCCTCGACCCCGAGGACAGGGATTGGACGAGGGAGGCGACAGGGCTGCGGAGCGACAAAGCAGCATCGAACGCGGGCTGGAGGTGGGAGGGGAACTTGTGAGGGGAACTAGGGCTGGGGACGGGTGAGGGGATGGGCGGGATCGGGAAGTCGTGGAAGCGGATGTCGCTGGGCGCAGATGAGGGCGGGACGTGGGAGCGGAGCTTGGCCTGGCGGTTGTGGGAGGCGGAGCCCACGTAGTGGACGGGGACACCGTAGGAGGAGACGAGGTGGGCGAGCTGGAGGAGCTGGTTGAGGTGGCCTTGCGCCGGGAGAGGCACCATGATCACCGCCACTGATCCTCGGACGTCTTTGATATTTAGGCCATTTGGTAGATCTTGGGAGGACATTTCTTCTATGGTGTCTAATTCTTCTAAAAACGGTGTTGGCTTGAGATGCGAAATTTGGTCTGTGGTGTGTTTGAAGACCTTTAGGTTTTTATAATTAGGGAAGACGGGTTCGCTTGgaggacatttttttttcctttcaaaatttgggggctaattccataaaaaagcatcaactttaggttgatggacaaatctggccaaaacttttttttgtctccttaaaaagcacaaactttaggtcgaGGGACAAATCTGgcctgaacttttttttatctcgTAAAAAAGCACCAACTCTAGGTTAAGTGACAATTCTggccctaattttttttttttgtctcataacaCAAACTTTCACTCCTATCCAAAATCTAACCTCTACCattaactttctatttgaaATTAACCTTATTTCAGGAGAAAATGTTCTAGTTATGAGATTGGTGGATCTCATTTGTGGTTTCTCTTGACATGCGGTGATCTACAGCTTCATATTACGACAAAATGATAAAGTATAActagagaaattcaatctataGATTTTTTTAGTTATGAGATGACACAGTTTCACGTTATTCTTCAAGCTGTAGCTCAAACAAGAAGACAATTAATGGTGTTAGCCAGTAAGTGCACATGGATTTATTGataaaaacaatcaatgaattTAAGTTAAGGGGGGCCAGATTTAggatttaagtgaaagttggtgatttttttttaaacaaaaaaaagggccAAAATTGTCACTCGacctaaagttgatgcttttttatGTGACAAGAAAAAGTTTGGGCCAGATTTGTCACTTGACcaaaagtttgtgcttttttatgagacaaaaaaaagttcaggccagatttgtccatcgacctaaagtttgtgcttttttttggaattaacccCAAAATTTGGGGTTTGGTCACTTTCTGTGGCCACCAAATTGTTAATCGTACTAGTGCCCTTGATGCCGTCAGCGTTTGCGATTTTGATACTCgaccaaattgatatatttctatcttttaattttgttttatccTCTTGAGATTCTCTGAGATGAGGGACGGATGCATGAACTCTTACCTAACGGGACAAACTAAAGAACTAATCATAAGGTCCACAATAATTTTACCGATTTTAAGTCTGTCATAAGGTCTTTCTACACGCAAAGTTACTCGTGCCTCAAGTTCGACCTTGACATGTTTCTTCAGTACAGGACAAACCACGATATGGGCTCTTTCTTACTTTTTGAACGCTTGGCTTTGGAGTGACGTTGTCTGAATTCGTTTTATTAGATAAAGTTAATCATATAGTGAGAATATATATGAATTCACGTTAAATCACACTCATATAATTTCTATATTATGATTGCCTTTTGCGTTTGTATCACTCGCACGCCGAGTTTATATAAAATGTTCTCTTTCTATTCCGTGGGCTAAGATACATCTTTGATGCTAGCAACAGAACAAGAACAAGGGAGAGAAGTTATCTAGAGATATGATTGATGAAAGACTCCAACTCAGCCTGGGAAACTCCACCCTTGTCCACCCTAACTCTGCCGCTCTCTTCGAGGggcatgacaacatttctatttttcgaTTTCTCTATCTTTCTATTTCCTGAAACATGTTtgcaataaaaatttgtttagtaacgcaatttaattttttatttctaaaatagatttctattccagaaataaatttggagtagaaatcaCAAGTTAAAATTcttagcttttttatttttgaaacaaaaatgaaaaattgaaatttttttcattgttcactTTTATCACCGTCCATCACCCACCGGCCGCTTGTGGGACAGTGGATGCTCGCCACTCACCGCCTCTCACCTACCGCCTGCCATCGGCCGCCTGCCGCCGGCTGCTAGACATTGAACTCCAGTTGCCCATCGTCGACCGTCGGTCATTGGATGTCGGATGCTTGCTAGTCGTTGGCCACTCATTGCCATTTGCTAGACACCTGAGGCCCACCGCTGACCACCGCACGTTTGTCGCCGATCACCTGCCACTTGCCATCGGCTGTTGGATGTCGGCTATCTGCCGCCACCTGCCGGACTTTGGCTGTCGGCCATTGGCCACCGGTTGTTGGACTCTGGACATCGTACATTGGACTCTTGGTTGTCGGATTGCGGTCGCTAGCTAGTTGGACATTGGACGCGAACTTCGGCATCGAATGCTGATGCCGATCGCTGACTGTCGGACATCGGATGCCGGACTCCGAACATCGGATGCCGGACGCCGAACGTTGCACTTTGGACTTCGGTTGCTCGCCGCTGGTTGCAAGACGTCGGACTCCAGCCACCGAACACCAGTTGTTGCcactcctagaaatagaaattttattcctttatcaaacgaatttttattctgaaatagaaattttgaatcgttatcaaacgcgtttctttgctcagaaactcgttcatggaatagaaattgagaaataaatttctggcaagaaatttgatttttgttctagaaattttatcatgcgtgcCTTCCTCATCTCGTTCCTTTGCTCTGATGCCATGAGCGCCTTCACGGCACCTTGGATTGCAGACGACTTCACAACCTCGTCTTGGCTCATGTAGTCTTGGACTATAAGCCCGATCTTGAGCACTTGCGCGATCAAGACGGCATTGCTTGGCTGATCCGAATGCATAGGCCATGTGACGATGGGCACTCCCATGCTGATGTTGTCCATGCAAGAGTTCCACTCGCAGTGGCTCAAGAACTCATCGGTTGCAGGGTGCCCCAAGATCTTGAGTTGCGGTGCCCCCAATTCCTCACCACCATGCCTGAATCTCGAACCTTTGCCATCTCTTCGAACCCTGGGGCAGTTCGATCTTCCTTGCCTCTCCTCCTTCGCTGAAAATGTCCGCCTTATCGGCTTCCCTCAATACCCAGATGAACTTCTGTACACTACGTTCCAACCCGATCGCGATCTCATGGATCTGCTTGTCACTTAGTGTTGTCGTGCTGCCGAACGACACGTTTATCACTAAGATTTAGGTGCAGTCGATGTGAAGCAAAGCAAAGGTCCAGATATGTCAGAAGCAACTTCGTGAGAATTGGGTTCTATAGCTTGGTAGTTTTCAGCTGTTGGGCTGCTGTATTGGGGCCAATGGCATAAGCATATTTGCCTTTTTTCTTGTAATCTTTTTCTGAGGAGTAATGGTATGCGAATGATCTTACTTGATCCTATTTGTGGACCAAATTGCATAGATTGAAATGATCTGAAACCAATACCAACCAACTTGGTGATCGAGCCGAGGCCAGCTCGTGTGTCACCTCCAAATCCCATGCCTACACactccgaaaaaaaaaaaaaaaaaaaaaaaaccactagGGACTCTGGACTTTGTAAGTAGTGACAATCAAATAGCTTGCATGCAATCAACAAATAAGAATAGAAACCTTTAGATCCTGAATTAGAAATCCCACAACATTCCAACAAATCTTAGCCActgctcttttttttcccctttattcTATATTTTCATATCATGTGTAATTACTAAAGTGCGAGACCGTATCCACACGCATATTTAGGAATTTAAGTATATGCTATTAACTATGCAACAAAGAACTTTCCACAAATGGCTTAATTTGGGGTTTAGCCATCGACTCTCTCACTAACCATTTAATTAGGGGTCAATCAAATTGCTTATGGAATTCTTTTGTACATGGACGGTATAGggtataattaaattttatttaattatagaaaaaaatgacaattgtTGTAAGATGGTGGTCGCTAGTTGAAGTTTCCCGGTGTCTAGAAGAAAAGACTTTTATACTAAGAGGGGGCTAGTTGGACTTATTATAGTTCTTTCTTCTTGCAAACTTTCCAATTCCATAGTCAAGCTAAACTAGTGGCCGTCCATGGAAAACTAAGAAATGATCTCATCATTGAACATCATATTCATGATTATATGAAAAAATCCAATGTGTGAACCATTCGCAATCAGGAccactcaattgcactttctaatatctttttgttcaaaacagCTATTACCCAACATGTtaccaaaaatttctttgaaaatccAATTGTTTTTACAAAATAAGGCAGGTCATCGACGATTGCTAAAATTTAATTGGAGGAAATCGTTGGAGTAAACATGTACATCAATTTGATACTATaatcttgaaaatttcataatctAAATTTTGCAACCATACAATTTTtctgggaaaattccaaataagggtttgttgacacctaaattttacaattttatttaggatttaacTGTGTACAAAATTAGGCATTAGTcgctaaaaaataaattattattaacaatttttttaaaaaaaaaaaaaacattaggggtcgggtcgggccggatccggccttggcccggcccgccCCCTTACTTTTCTTTCCCCCACGCGCGGcccagcttttcctttcttctctccctcGGGCTGGGCCCGGCCCAGCCTTCTTCCCGTTCAGCCCGGCCCGCGCTCAGCTGTCTTCCTCTCCTGCCTGTCTCGCGCGACGAcctgcagaaaagaaaaaggaggagcaGCGACAGAGAGCAGGGGGATCGATGTGGCAGGCGAGCGGCGTGACCCGCGGGTCGGGGGCAGTCCGGCCGGCAAGCTAGCAGCTGTAGAGGCCATGCGCGCCGGTCAGTTGCTCTAAAAGGGGGGACGGACAGAACCGGCAGGTGCTTCGCGGAGCGAGACCGGAGAGCTCGAGAGAACGGAGGGCGAGCTAGAGGCAGAAAGTGAGACCGAGAGAGCGTTTCGGCATTTCTTGAGATCCGCCCGTTGCTCATCATCTAAACCGGGTAAGCCTTCTGAATCGTAGGTGCCTCGTTTTAGGAGGTGTCGGACCGGAGCTCACGACCGATCAATTCGCGCGAGCTTCAGTCCTTTTGGTCCTTCGTTGATTTTGGTGTGTGTTTTGGTATGTTTCGATAGGAACTTAGGGCTGTGTTCGAGTCTCGACCGCGTTGGAAATCTCTCGTTCGAGTCGCGCACGCCAACTGTTTGTAGGGATGCTTGAATGAAGTCCAAGTATCTTAGTTGGTCTTAACCGAGTCTTATAGTCCTTGAGTTCATACCTATGTTAAATTTGATGTGATCTGTCTCTGAGTTGGTCTGCTTGGTCCAAACAATAGCCCCGGGCGAGCTTGGTTCCTTCCTTTAGCTGGTGCATTCTATGCATTTGATGAAATATCAAAACGAGATTTGGAAATGGTTTCTGTGAGGTTCGTTGCTGTGATATTGTCTTTGTTGGAGTTTTCGTCATACGAAAATTTAGAGTTCAAAAATCTAATCTTTAGCCGGAAGCATTCCGGTGAAAGTGATGATCTTTGGCCAACTAGTGGCCAGCGGAAGTTCAGCGGTGGAAGGGTCGCCGGTTGTGCTGAGCTGCATTGTTGTTTGGCTGAGTCTCGATGAGGCCATGTTTTGGGGAAGAGAAGACTTCGGGCGTGTAGTGGGCaagcacgaaggagaagaagaccaaaggggaggaaaaaataaaagagaaaaaaaagaaaaagaaaagtatagaAAAAgttaaatgttaaaaaatatatacatagaaaaagaaagcaaaaatttgCTGAATGCAGAGAAAGGAGTGCAgcagaaaaagataaaaagagaaaaaaagaaaatatatatttaaaagaaaactaaactaaaaaaatcttttttatcCGATGTGGGTTGGACTTGAGCTCAGGTCGGATTCGGTCCTATCTAGTCCGAACCCTTTTCCGGAATAAAATGATATTAGATACtgaaaatatattcaattttaaaaaaaaaaaaaaaaaaaaaaatcaaaaactcgaaaataataaaaattcaaaaatttctgaaaattcaagagCTTTCAGAGAACATTAAAACtttcagaaaatattgaaaattcgaattttgattttttaaataataataattgaaaaaattaaaaaaatgaaaaattagaaatttttaaaaaataaataaaaataatatatcataaaattcagaatttcatatgaaattttttaaaaacaaactttctGAGCTATTTTAAAATTGGAGGTTTCTTAACTTTGAAGTGTGCTAAAAAATTGAGTAAGCCCATAGGGCTCTACCTTAGGGCTTCAATTGTCTTCAAAGACAATTACTCTTATTTGCATGCTTTTGCTATTTTGATTCATTTAGTCTGGTTAAGatta harbors:
- the LOC104444764 gene encoding zeatin O-glucosyltransferase codes for the protein MSSQDLPNGLNIKDVRGSVAVIMVPLPAQGHLNQLLQLAHLVSSYGVPVHYVGSASHNRQAKLRSHVPPSSAPSDIRFHDFPIPPIPSPVPSPSSPHKFPSHLQPAFDAALSLRSPVASLVQSLSSGSRRVVVVYDSLMASVVQDAASVPNAEIYEFKAISAFTLCGFAWERIGMAPPPEVEVDIAELISSKGFPSIQDSFTDEFSKFRASQKECKKSNSGFIHNTCRVVEGRFVDLYASAMANGTATKHWALGPFNPIKVPEKRSRRSAHWCMEWLDKQTPSSVIYVSFGTTTALSDEQIREIAMGLERSGQKFIWVLREADKTDIFGGGGEARKIELPQGFEETAAARDLGVVVRDWAPQLEILGHPATGGFLSHCGWNSCMESISMGVPILAWPMHSDQPRNAVLITRVLKIGLIVKDWMSQDDVVKSSIIEGAVKALMATEEGEEARKRAAKLGAAVRGSMDEGGVSRAELDSFIAHIAR